One window of the Natrinema sp. CBA1119 genome contains the following:
- the ileS gene encoding isoleucine--tRNA ligase, with translation MSRFGEVDDQYDPHELEQRVFEYWDDVDAYEQTVEHRADGESYFFVDGPPYTSGSAHMGTTWNKSLKDVYIRFLRMQGYDVTDRPGYDMHGLPIETRVEERLGFENKKDIEEFGEENFIQECKDYADEQLEGLQSDFQDFGVWMDWDDPYRTVEPEYMEAAWWGFSNAADRGLVEKGHRSISQCPRCETAIANNEVEYEDVEDPSIYVKFDLAEREGSLVIWTTTPWTIPANTFVAVDEDGDYVGVRAERDGEEELLYLAEAKHQEVLREGRYDDYEVEAEVTGEELLGWTYEHPLSEEVPDHPDHEGALEVYAADYVDTDGDGTGLVHSAPGHGEVDFERGRELGFPIFCPVGSDGVYTAEAGKYEGQFVKDADDEITADLEDEGALLASGTVNHSYGHCWRCDTGILQIVTDQWFITITDIKDDLLENIEDSEWHPEWARDNRFRDFVEEAPDWNVSRQRYWGIPLPIWTPEDRDDDEDMIVVSTREELAERVDQDIDPEEVDLHKDTVDDLTITDGDTAYTRVPDVFDVWLDSSVASWGTLNYPSDDSRFDELWPADLILEAHDQTRGWFWSQLGMGTAALGESPYTEVLMHGHALMPDGRAMSKSKDILVDPHEAIDRHGRDTMRLFLLSNNPQGEDMRFDWDGMQTMENHLRTLWNVFRFPLPYMRLDEFDPQETPLEDADEDLELIDEWVLARLQSTKAEMTDHLEEFRQDRAVDALLEFVVEDVSRFYVQAVRERMWAEEDSGSKTAAYATIYRVLRESVALLAPYAPFISEEIYGTLTGDDGHPTVHMEDWPAVDEYWQDEQLEEDVALLRAIEEAGANARQQAGRKLRWPVPRVVVAADDQRVVDAVERHTGLLEDRLNAREIELVSPEERWEELQYSAEADMSELGPAFGDRAGQVMNALNEARIDEPSLEAIDDAVADALDAGEEITDEMVSFVTQTPDGVAGTAFSTDGDDRGVAYVDASLTDDIESEGYAREVIRRVQEMRKDLDLDVEERIALDLEIDDDRVADLVADHEDLISEEVRADERRAVEDGHRKEWDVEGVTMEIAIEPLAAAEASD, from the coding sequence ATGAGCAGGTTCGGCGAGGTCGACGACCAGTACGACCCACACGAACTCGAGCAGCGGGTCTTCGAGTACTGGGACGACGTCGACGCCTACGAGCAGACGGTCGAGCACCGAGCGGACGGTGAGTCCTATTTCTTCGTCGACGGCCCGCCGTACACGTCGGGATCGGCGCACATGGGGACCACCTGGAACAAGTCGCTGAAGGACGTCTACATCCGCTTCCTGCGAATGCAGGGGTACGATGTCACCGATCGCCCCGGCTACGACATGCACGGGCTTCCCATCGAGACCCGCGTCGAGGAGCGACTGGGTTTCGAGAACAAGAAGGACATCGAGGAGTTCGGCGAGGAGAACTTCATCCAGGAGTGCAAGGATTACGCCGACGAACAGCTCGAGGGACTCCAATCCGACTTTCAGGACTTCGGCGTCTGGATGGACTGGGACGACCCCTACCGAACGGTCGAGCCGGAGTACATGGAGGCGGCCTGGTGGGGTTTCTCGAACGCCGCCGACCGCGGCCTCGTCGAGAAAGGCCACCGCTCCATCTCACAGTGTCCGCGCTGTGAGACCGCCATCGCGAACAACGAGGTCGAGTACGAGGACGTCGAGGATCCCTCGATCTACGTCAAATTCGACCTCGCCGAGCGAGAGGGCTCGCTCGTCATCTGGACGACGACCCCGTGGACGATCCCGGCGAACACCTTCGTCGCGGTCGACGAGGACGGCGATTACGTCGGGGTTCGTGCGGAGAGAGACGGCGAGGAAGAGCTGCTGTATCTCGCCGAGGCGAAACACCAGGAGGTCCTGCGGGAGGGCCGCTACGACGACTACGAGGTGGAGGCGGAAGTCACCGGTGAGGAACTGCTCGGCTGGACCTACGAGCATCCGCTCAGCGAGGAGGTTCCCGATCATCCGGACCACGAAGGCGCACTCGAGGTCTACGCCGCCGACTACGTCGACACCGACGGCGACGGGACCGGGCTGGTTCACTCCGCGCCCGGCCACGGTGAGGTGGACTTCGAGCGCGGCCGCGAACTCGGCTTCCCGATCTTCTGTCCAGTCGGTAGCGACGGCGTCTACACCGCGGAAGCGGGCAAATACGAGGGGCAGTTCGTCAAGGACGCGGACGACGAGATCACGGCCGACCTCGAGGACGAGGGCGCGCTGCTCGCCTCGGGCACCGTCAATCACAGTTACGGCCACTGCTGGCGGTGTGACACGGGGATCCTCCAGATCGTCACCGACCAGTGGTTCATCACGATTACCGATATCAAAGACGACCTCCTCGAGAACATCGAGGACAGCGAGTGGCACCCCGAGTGGGCCCGCGACAACCGCTTCCGCGACTTCGTCGAGGAGGCACCGGACTGGAACGTCTCCCGACAGCGCTACTGGGGCATTCCGCTGCCGATCTGGACGCCGGAAGACCGGGACGATGATGAGGACATGATCGTCGTCTCGACGCGCGAGGAACTGGCCGAGCGCGTCGATCAGGATATCGACCCCGAGGAAGTCGACCTCCACAAGGACACCGTCGACGACCTGACGATCACCGACGGGGACACCGCCTACACTCGCGTTCCCGACGTGTTCGACGTCTGGCTCGACTCCTCCGTCGCGTCGTGGGGGACGCTGAACTACCCCTCGGACGACAGCCGGTTCGACGAGCTCTGGCCCGCCGACCTCATCCTCGAGGCCCACGACCAGACTCGCGGCTGGTTCTGGTCCCAGCTGGGGATGGGCACCGCCGCACTCGGCGAGAGCCCCTACACGGAGGTGTTGATGCACGGTCACGCGCTCATGCCCGACGGCCGCGCGATGAGCAAGTCCAAGGACATCCTGGTCGACCCCCACGAGGCGATCGACCGCCACGGCCGGGATACCATGCGGCTGTTCTTGCTGTCGAACAACCCGCAGGGCGAGGACATGCGCTTCGACTGGGACGGGATGCAGACGATGGAGAACCACCTCCGGACGCTGTGGAACGTCTTCCGGTTCCCGCTGCCGTACATGCGCTTAGACGAGTTTGATCCACAGGAAACCCCCCTCGAGGACGCGGACGAAGATCTCGAGCTGATCGACGAGTGGGTGCTCGCCCGGCTGCAGTCCACGAAGGCCGAGATGACCGACCACCTCGAGGAGTTCCGCCAGGATAGGGCGGTCGACGCGCTCCTCGAGTTCGTCGTCGAGGACGTCTCGCGCTTTTACGTGCAGGCGGTCCGCGAGCGCATGTGGGCCGAGGAGGACAGCGGTTCGAAGACTGCGGCCTACGCGACGATCTATCGGGTGCTCCGGGAGAGCGTCGCCCTGCTCGCGCCGTATGCGCCCTTCATCAGCGAGGAGATTTACGGGACGCTCACCGGCGACGACGGCCACCCCACGGTCCACATGGAGGACTGGCCCGCGGTCGACGAGTACTGGCAGGACGAACAGCTCGAGGAGGACGTCGCCCTCCTCCGCGCGATCGAGGAGGCCGGCGCGAACGCGCGCCAGCAGGCCGGCCGCAAGCTGCGCTGGCCGGTTCCGCGCGTCGTCGTCGCCGCGGACGACCAGCGCGTCGTCGATGCCGTCGAGCGCCACACCGGGCTACTCGAGGATCGGCTCAACGCCCGCGAGATCGAACTCGTCTCGCCCGAGGAGCGCTGGGAGGAACTCCAGTACAGCGCCGAAGCGGACATGAGCGAACTCGGCCCGGCCTTCGGCGACCGCGCCGGCCAAGTCATGAACGCGCTCAACGAGGCCCGTATCGACGAACCGAGCCTCGAGGCGATCGACGACGCCGTCGCGGACGCACTGGACGCGGGTGAGGAGATCACTGACGAGATGGTTTCCTTTGTCACCCAGACGCCCGACGGCGTCGCCGGCACCGCGTTCAGCACCGACGGCGACGACCGAGGCGTCGCCTACGTCGACGCCTCGCTGACCGACGATATCGAGAGCGAGGGCTACGCTCGCGAGGTCATCCGCCGGGTCCAGGAGATGCGCAAGGATCTCGATCTCGACGTCGAAGAGCGGATCGCGCTGGATCTCGAGATTGACGACGACCGCGTCGCCGACCTCGTCGCGGACCACGAGGACCTGATCAGCGAGGAGGTTCGCGCGGACGAGCGCCGCGCGGTCGAGGACGGCCACCGCAAGGAGTGGGATGTCGAGGGTGTGACGATGGAGATCGCGATCGAGCCGCTGGCGGCCGCGGAAGCGTCGGACTGA
- a CDS encoding HIT family protein, translated as MSTIFSQIVEGEIPARIVYEDETTIAFLDANQLAPGHTLVIPKDEYERLNDVPEDIATDLYATIHRMVPAVEEAVDADATTVAFNNGEDAGQEVPHVHCHIVPRFEGDGGGPIHAMFGGPADLEDDELDDIADEIESRS; from the coding sequence ATGAGTACGATCTTCAGTCAGATCGTGGAGGGGGAGATCCCCGCGCGCATCGTGTACGAGGACGAGACGACGATCGCCTTCCTCGACGCCAACCAACTGGCACCGGGCCACACGCTGGTGATCCCCAAAGACGAGTACGAGCGGCTGAACGACGTTCCCGAAGACATTGCGACGGATCTCTACGCGACGATCCATCGCATGGTCCCCGCCGTTGAGGAGGCTGTCGACGCCGACGCGACCACCGTCGCGTTCAACAACGGCGAGGACGCCGGGCAGGAGGTTCCACACGTCCACTGTCACATCGTCCCCCGGTTCGAGGGCGACGGCGGCGGCCCCATTCACGCCATGTTCGGTGGCCCGGCCGATCTCGAGGACGACGAACTCGACGACATCGCCGACGAGATCGAGTCTCGATCCTGA
- a CDS encoding SRPBCC family protein translates to MPTYQRTAVVDADFETVWNFYDGVEELEVLTPDWMGLQVPRVIGPDGQRDPDGYEVGTEIHLRSPLLERLPAGEWVVRITEHEPSEERAYFVDEQVGDRGPFERWRHTHRFAALDGKTVIHDRVNYRLPGIGDLPLATPSLAVTLWYRHRRTRTLLAE, encoded by the coding sequence ATGCCGACGTATCAACGGACGGCAGTGGTCGATGCCGACTTCGAGACGGTCTGGAACTTTTACGACGGCGTCGAGGAACTGGAAGTCCTGACACCCGACTGGATGGGACTACAGGTACCTCGCGTCATCGGCCCCGACGGCCAGCGGGATCCGGACGGCTACGAGGTCGGAACCGAAATCCACCTCCGATCGCCGCTGCTCGAGCGGCTTCCGGCCGGCGAGTGGGTGGTCCGGATCACCGAACACGAGCCGAGCGAGGAGCGGGCGTATTTCGTCGACGAGCAGGTCGGTGATCGAGGGCCCTTCGAACGGTGGCGACATACGCACCGGTTCGCGGCGCTGGACGGGAAAACCGTGATTCACGACCGGGTGAACTACCGGCTGCCGGGCATCGGCGACCTGCCGCTGGCGACGCCGTCGCTCGCGGTCACGCTGTGGTATCGCCACCGTCGAACCCGGACGCTGCTGGCCGAGTGA
- a CDS encoding heme NO-binding domain-containing protein, whose protein sequence is MHGIVHKTLKEYVVARTDDDTWDTIVERSGLEPKLYLPVTHYEDGEIDAVLETLSTMATQDRRAIERDFGRTLAPELLSTFSAHLRRDWELPELLESLEAVTDDVEAATEGTVLPALSCHRESDAVVVTYESGRDTRYCGLAHGILEGIVAAFDADATVTETACASDGADACQFRVDLEA, encoded by the coding sequence ATGCACGGAATCGTCCACAAAACCCTCAAAGAGTACGTCGTCGCCCGGACCGACGACGACACGTGGGATACGATCGTCGAGCGCTCCGGCCTCGAGCCGAAGCTGTACCTGCCCGTCACCCACTACGAGGACGGCGAAATCGACGCCGTCCTCGAGACCCTGTCGACGATGGCCACCCAGGACAGGCGCGCGATCGAACGCGACTTCGGTCGGACCCTCGCGCCGGAACTGCTGTCGACGTTCAGCGCTCACTTGCGCCGCGACTGGGAGCTGCCGGAACTGCTCGAGTCACTCGAGGCGGTCACCGACGACGTGGAAGCTGCCACCGAGGGGACCGTGCTGCCTGCACTCTCCTGTCACCGCGAGTCCGACGCTGTGGTCGTCACGTACGAGTCGGGCCGCGACACCCGATACTGCGGCCTCGCCCACGGGATTCTCGAAGGGATCGTCGCCGCGTTCGACGCCGACGCGACCGTTACGGAAACGGCCTGCGCCAGCGACGGTGCCGACGCGTGTCAGTTCCGCGTCGACCTCGAGGCGTGA
- a CDS encoding universal stress protein has product MSRHVLVPMDDSEPARAALEHALEWVPADRVTVVFAVDDLDADYGSVVSGDDEPDFFAEVRAIADEYDRSVETTVAEGSGVADTILEYVGEADVDAIVMGSEGKAGVSRMLLGSVAEAVTRRAEIPVTIVP; this is encoded by the coding sequence ATGAGCAGACACGTCCTCGTCCCGATGGACGACTCCGAGCCGGCGCGGGCGGCCCTCGAGCACGCCCTCGAGTGGGTTCCCGCCGATCGAGTGACGGTCGTTTTCGCGGTCGACGACCTCGATGCCGATTACGGCAGCGTCGTCTCGGGTGACGACGAGCCCGACTTTTTCGCCGAGGTCCGGGCGATCGCCGACGAGTACGATAGATCGGTCGAGACGACCGTCGCCGAAGGGTCGGGGGTGGCGGACACCATCCTCGAGTACGTCGGCGAGGCGGACGTCGACGCGATCGTCATGGGCAGCGAGGGGAAAGCCGGCGTCTCGCGGATGCTGCTCGGCAGCGTCGCGGAGGCGGTCACGCGGCGCGCGGAGATTCCGGTGACGATCGTTCCGTGA
- the glmM gene encoding phosphoglucosamine mutase, whose amino-acid sequence MQVFGSSGTRGVANEELTPAFVLRVAKAAGTTWGGGRGGDRVAIARDTRHTGRMLADAAASGLASTGTDVDRLGIVPTPGTQAYAEREGVPVMVITASHNPPPYNGVKLVGSDGVELSISALEDIEETLLAESFTVAPWDETGRVREIDGVKREYVDGLLAAADREVIADADLTVALDPGHGAGSLTSPEFFRELGCRVVTVNAQPDGHFPGRDPEPVPDNLADLGRLVRATDADVGIAHDGDADRAIFFDENGDYVEGDATLAALAAAELEAGDTTVSAVNVSQRLVDVVTAVGAELELTPIGSTNIITRIEELEANGERVPVAGEGNGGIFFPEYRLSRDGAFTAARFLELVAERPVSEIVAPYDGYVNVRRNVEYESTAERDAMLDAAANHAQASDAELNTRDGYRLDHGDAWVLARPSGTEPLVRIYAEAREGDRAEELVDDMYEALADAKADA is encoded by the coding sequence ATGCAAGTCTTCGGATCGAGCGGGACGCGGGGCGTCGCCAACGAGGAGTTGACGCCCGCGTTCGTCCTGCGCGTCGCGAAAGCGGCGGGGACGACCTGGGGTGGTGGTCGCGGTGGGGACCGGGTTGCCATCGCTCGCGACACCCGTCACACGGGGCGGATGCTGGCCGATGCGGCCGCCAGCGGGCTGGCGAGTACGGGTACCGATGTCGATCGCCTTGGGATCGTTCCGACGCCGGGGACACAGGCCTACGCCGAACGCGAAGGAGTGCCGGTCATGGTCATCACGGCCTCGCACAACCCGCCGCCGTACAACGGCGTCAAACTCGTCGGGAGCGATGGCGTCGAACTCTCGATCTCGGCCCTCGAGGACATCGAGGAGACGTTGCTCGCGGAGTCGTTTACCGTCGCCCCCTGGGACGAGACGGGTCGCGTCCGCGAGATCGACGGGGTCAAACGGGAGTACGTCGACGGGCTGCTCGCGGCAGCGGATCGGGAGGTGATCGCCGACGCTGACCTCACCGTCGCGCTCGATCCGGGCCACGGCGCGGGATCGTTGACCAGCCCCGAGTTCTTCCGGGAACTGGGCTGTCGCGTGGTCACCGTTAATGCTCAGCCCGACGGTCACTTCCCGGGTCGCGACCCCGAACCGGTTCCGGACAACCTCGCGGACCTCGGCCGGCTCGTCCGGGCGACCGACGCCGACGTCGGCATCGCCCACGACGGCGACGCCGACCGCGCGATCTTTTTCGACGAGAACGGCGACTACGTCGAGGGCGACGCCACGCTCGCCGCGCTCGCCGCCGCCGAACTCGAGGCCGGCGACACCACCGTCTCCGCGGTCAACGTCTCCCAGCGACTCGTCGACGTGGTCACCGCGGTCGGGGCCGAACTCGAGTTGACCCCCATCGGCTCGACCAACATCATCACCCGCATCGAGGAACTCGAGGCCAACGGCGAGCGGGTGCCGGTCGCCGGCGAGGGCAACGGTGGCATCTTCTTCCCCGAATACCGGCTCTCGCGGGACGGGGCGTTCACTGCAGCGCGCTTCCTCGAGTTAGTCGCCGAGCGCCCGGTCAGCGAGATCGTCGCCCCCTACGACGGCTACGTCAACGTCCGGCGCAACGTCGAATACGAGTCGACGGCCGAGCGCGACGCGATGCTCGACGCGGCTGCCAACCACGCCCAGGCGTCCGACGCCGAACTCAACACCCGCGACGGCTACCGGCTGGATCACGGCGATGCGTGGGTGCTCGCCCGCCCGTCGGGCACCGAACCGCTCGTCCGGATCTACGCCGAGGCCCGCGAGGGCGACCGCGCCGAGGAACTCGTCGACGACATGTACGAGGCGCTGGCCGACGCGAAGGCCGACGCCTGA
- a CDS encoding uracil-DNA glycosylase family protein — translation MPATDPDTDAEPDSATAESPAYPSDRNVLEPDCTRCSALVESRECISWGTGPLEADLVVVGEAPGYGNPDADRWRGGNWTGKAYTSRHSGRRIRRMIDEIGYGDDAYYTNAVKCFPASDDPTSNREPTPEERANCRTHLLTELETIDPTVVLATGKHATKTVLAAEERTLEGFIDSVLEPVRCERLDVRLVPILHPSYQDVWIGRLGYEPEEYLEAIGETLDELCVGTA, via the coding sequence GTGCCCGCGACCGACCCCGATACCGATGCCGAACCCGACTCGGCAACCGCAGAATCCCCGGCCTATCCGAGCGACCGAAACGTCCTCGAGCCCGACTGCACACGCTGTTCGGCACTCGTCGAGTCCCGCGAGTGCATCTCGTGGGGAACCGGCCCGCTCGAGGCCGACCTGGTCGTCGTCGGCGAAGCGCCGGGATACGGCAACCCCGACGCCGACCGCTGGCGGGGCGGCAACTGGACCGGCAAAGCCTACACCTCGAGACACTCCGGTCGGCGCATCCGTCGGATGATCGACGAGATCGGCTACGGCGACGACGCCTACTACACGAACGCCGTGAAGTGCTTTCCGGCGAGCGATGACCCGACGAGTAATCGCGAACCAACCCCCGAGGAGCGCGCGAACTGCCGGACTCATCTCCTGACCGAACTCGAGACGATCGATCCGACGGTCGTCCTCGCGACGGGAAAGCACGCGACGAAGACCGTACTCGCGGCCGAAGAGCGGACGCTCGAGGGCTTTATCGACAGCGTGCTCGAGCCGGTACGGTGCGAACGGCTCGACGTCCGGCTCGTGCCGATTCTGCATCCATCCTATCAAGACGTCTGGATCGGCCGACTGGGATACGAGCCCGAGGAGTACCTCGAGGCGATCGGCGAGACACTCGACGAACTGTGCGTCGGTACCGCATAG
- a CDS encoding ribose-phosphate diphosphokinase, whose protein sequence is MIVSGSASQALAATLARELEEPLAAVEYDRFPDGELLAAVPGLADTDPDRAVIVASTVSSDAHLEVLQLQDAAREAGVEEVVTVLPYMGYARQDEAFEAGHPVSARAVARSISTGADRVLTVTPHEAGVCEFFEPTATAVDAAGRLAEPLPDDLVEPVFLSPDAGAIDLAETVRDAAGAGETDYFEKTRHSGTDVEISPSDVDVADRDVVVVDDIIATGSTMSEAVAVLQERNVGRVFVTCVHPLLARNAVTKLSRAGVEAIYGTDTIERGVSTVSVAPTLARHL, encoded by the coding sequence ATGATCGTCAGCGGATCGGCGTCGCAGGCTCTCGCCGCGACGCTCGCTCGAGAGCTCGAGGAACCGCTCGCCGCCGTCGAATACGACCGCTTTCCCGACGGCGAACTGCTCGCGGCCGTCCCGGGACTGGCCGACACCGACCCGGATCGGGCGGTGATCGTCGCCTCGACCGTCTCGAGCGACGCCCACCTCGAGGTACTCCAGTTACAGGACGCCGCTCGCGAAGCGGGCGTCGAGGAGGTCGTCACCGTGCTGCCGTACATGGGCTACGCTCGACAGGACGAGGCCTTCGAGGCGGGCCATCCCGTCTCCGCGCGGGCGGTCGCCCGTTCGATCTCGACCGGCGCGGACCGCGTGCTCACGGTCACTCCACACGAGGCGGGCGTCTGCGAGTTCTTCGAGCCGACGGCGACGGCCGTCGACGCGGCGGGTCGACTGGCCGAACCACTGCCCGACGACCTCGTAGAGCCGGTCTTTCTCTCCCCCGACGCCGGCGCAATCGATCTCGCGGAGACGGTTCGGGACGCCGCCGGCGCGGGTGAGACCGACTACTTCGAGAAGACCCGCCACTCCGGGACCGACGTCGAGATTTCCCCGAGCGACGTCGACGTGGCCGACCGAGACGTCGTCGTCGTCGACGATATCATCGCGACGGGGTCCACGATGAGCGAGGCCGTCGCCGTCCTGCAGGAGCGAAACGTGGGGCGCGTGTTCGTCACCTGCGTCCACCCGCTACTGGCCCGCAACGCCGTCACGAAGCTCTCGCGGGCCGGCGTCGAAGCGATCTATGGCACCGACACCATCGAGCGCGGGGTTAGCACCGTCTCGGTCGCACCGACCCTCGCAAGACACCTGTAA
- a CDS encoding CARDB domain-containing protein: MKSRLATFVFVVLLVCSLPAGVGALEPARTADSEAMSGLDVGSSESLVSAGTSAGSVAATAGSEDVLHRTTVLRHRPAESDLFEAETTLDVPDSVTELEITLQPGATVESTTGFERTGERTYEWTESTDEPTIRYTMPADRTGDEGTVGSSSDGYTFVDTGDWGVVQVPDVSIGYSRTDPVGIEKSVRVDGPGATGGDIAFFGEVQEHRRTVGGETFRLVVPEAATLEESPEAILSALTEASGRLDVGMRSDEVFVVAVPNDVDWGPPGLKYGRSDAWVVADERLEKSNPVWFHEYVHVRQRFSNSNDDTAAEVEWLVEAQADYYAGLLALETGRTDFGDFSDLLERGERSRYADGVLIDRSTWDDPDTDYAKGALVYGEIDRRLRLATDGDRTLEDVFRTLNAREGEITEADFLRLLEEYGGTDVRAAAERYTRTEATPEMWSRSQHGAAFDQPVAVFEYGLGTESIDVGDREWPRWNLSTIDSISGENGDVIAVPVAESVSIPVTVDNVGDRDGTYDATLQVDGRVADHEQGTLAPGEGTSHRLSWTPSKPGEYTVRVGSERLTAVVRSAPSVTVSDLRLSSETIDPGESVTATATVESADDRPAAAVIAFRTAEGVVAERSVALRPGESTTVEATLQFDESGRYEIGVGEQTVTVRVGGGPAAALDEVSGFGVPAALVALVMAVSGALLVRRR; this comes from the coding sequence GTGAAATCTCGGCTCGCCACCTTCGTGTTTGTCGTCTTACTCGTCTGCAGTCTTCCGGCCGGTGTCGGTGCCCTCGAGCCGGCACGAACCGCGGATTCCGAGGCGATGTCCGGTCTCGATGTCGGTTCCAGCGAGTCGCTCGTTTCGGCCGGGACGAGCGCCGGATCGGTGGCCGCAACGGCCGGCTCCGAGGACGTCCTCCACCGGACGACCGTCCTTCGGCACCGTCCGGCGGAGTCCGACCTGTTCGAGGCGGAGACGACGCTTGACGTCCCCGACTCCGTCACGGAACTCGAGATCACGTTACAGCCCGGTGCGACCGTCGAGTCGACGACGGGGTTCGAACGGACGGGCGAGCGGACCTACGAGTGGACCGAGTCGACCGACGAGCCGACGATTCGGTACACGATGCCGGCCGATCGGACGGGGGACGAGGGGACCGTCGGCTCGTCGAGCGACGGCTACACGTTCGTCGACACCGGTGACTGGGGCGTGGTCCAGGTGCCCGACGTTTCGATCGGGTACAGTCGGACCGATCCTGTCGGCATCGAAAAGTCGGTGCGCGTCGACGGGCCGGGTGCGACCGGCGGCGACATCGCGTTCTTCGGCGAGGTCCAGGAGCACCGGCGGACCGTCGGCGGGGAGACGTTCAGGCTGGTCGTTCCCGAGGCCGCGACCCTCGAGGAGTCGCCCGAGGCGATCCTGTCGGCGCTGACGGAGGCCAGCGGCCGACTCGACGTCGGGATGCGAAGCGACGAGGTGTTCGTCGTCGCGGTCCCAAATGATGTCGACTGGGGGCCGCCGGGGCTCAAGTACGGCCGATCGGACGCGTGGGTTGTCGCCGACGAACGGCTCGAGAAGTCGAACCCGGTCTGGTTCCACGAGTACGTTCACGTTCGCCAGCGCTTCTCCAATTCGAACGACGACACCGCCGCCGAAGTGGAGTGGCTGGTCGAGGCCCAGGCAGACTACTACGCGGGTCTGCTTGCCCTCGAGACCGGGCGCACCGACTTCGGGGACTTCAGCGACCTCCTCGAGCGAGGGGAACGGTCACGGTACGCCGACGGAGTATTGATCGACCGATCGACGTGGGACGACCCGGACACCGACTACGCGAAGGGGGCGCTCGTCTACGGCGAGATCGACCGCCGACTGCGGCTCGCGACCGACGGCGATCGCACGCTCGAGGATGTCTTCCGCACGCTGAACGCCCGGGAGGGGGAGATAACCGAGGCGGACTTCCTCCGCCTGCTCGAGGAGTACGGCGGAACGGACGTCCGGGCCGCCGCCGAGCGGTACACGCGGACCGAAGCGACCCCCGAGATGTGGAGTCGGAGCCAGCACGGGGCGGCCTTCGACCAGCCGGTCGCAGTCTTCGAGTACGGGCTGGGAACCGAGTCGATCGACGTGGGAGACCGAGAGTGGCCGCGCTGGAACTTGTCGACGATCGATTCGATCAGCGGCGAGAACGGCGACGTAATCGCAGTTCCGGTCGCTGAATCCGTGTCGATCCCGGTCACGGTCGATAACGTCGGCGATCGCGACGGGACCTACGACGCGACCCTGCAGGTCGACGGCCGAGTGGCCGATCACGAGCAGGGGACGCTCGCGCCCGGCGAGGGGACGAGCCATCGCCTCTCGTGGACGCCGTCGAAGCCCGGCGAGTACACGGTTCGCGTCGGCTCCGAGCGGCTGACCGCCGTCGTCCGGTCGGCTCCGAGCGTGACCGTTTCCGACCTCCGACTCTCCTCCGAGACGATCGATCCCGGTGAGTCGGTGACGGCGACCGCGACAGTCGAATCCGCCGACGACCGACCGGCGGCGGCCGTCATCGCGTTCCGGACCGCCGAGGGCGTCGTCGCCGAGCGATCGGTGGCGCTCCGACCCGGCGAGTCGACGACGGTCGAGGCGACCCTCCAGTTCGACGAGAGCGGGCGATACGAGATCGGCGTCGGCGAGCAGACGGTCACCGTTCGCGTCGGCGGCGGGCCGGCCGCGGCGCTCGATGAGGTCTCCGGCTTCGGCGTCCCGGCGGCCCTCGTTGCCCTCGTGATGGCCGTTTCCGGGGCGTTGCTGGTCCGCCGTCGCTGA
- the hisI gene encoding phosphoribosyl-AMP cyclohydrolase, with translation MDDDVSVDFGEDGLVPAVAQDADSGEVLMLAYVSPEALERTRETGRAHYYSRSREELWEKGATSGHVQDVAEVRVDCDADTLLYLVDQEGGACHTGHRSCFYRTIAGENVGEQVFDPDAVYE, from the coding sequence ATGGACGACGACGTTTCGGTCGACTTCGGCGAGGACGGACTCGTCCCCGCCGTGGCACAGGACGCCGATTCCGGCGAGGTGCTCATGCTCGCGTACGTCTCCCCGGAGGCCCTCGAGCGGACCCGCGAGACCGGCCGTGCACACTACTACTCCCGGAGCCGGGAGGAACTCTGGGAGAAGGGGGCGACGAGCGGCCACGTACAAGACGTCGCGGAGGTCCGGGTCGACTGCGACGCCGACACGCTCCTCTATCTGGTCGACCAGGAGGGCGGCGCGTGCCACACCGGCCACCGGTCGTGTTTCTACCGGACGATAGCGGGCGAGAACGTCGGCGAGCAAGTGTTTGACCCCGACGCAGTCTACGAGTGA